The DNA segment CGCCACGAAACGCCGCGCGCCCTTTCCGGAGCGACAGGCCGCGCAGCGCGCGAGATTGCAGCTCCCGCTCTTTCCCACGACGACGATCGGCTCGTTCCCTCAGACGGAGGAAGTCCGCGCCGCCCGGGCGCGCTGGAAAAAAGGCAGCCTGTCGACCGCGGACTACGAGAAATTCCTCGAGGGCGAGATTGCCCGCACCGTGCGGGCGCAGGAGGAACTGGACATCGATGTGCTCGTGCACGGCGAATCCGAGCGCAACGACATGGTCGAGTATTTCGGAGAGCAGCTCGAGGGCTATGCCTTCACGAAGAACGGCTGGGTGCAGAGCTACGGCACGCGCTGCGTGAAACCGCCGATCATCTTCGGCGACGTATCCCGTCCGCATCCCATGACGGTGCGCTGGTCCCGCTACGCGCAGTCCCTCACCGATCGCCCGATGAAGGCGATGCTCACCGGCCCGATCACGATGCTGCAATGGAGCTTCGTGCGCGACGACCAGCCCCGCTCCGCCACCGCCCGGCAGATCGCGCTCGCGCTCCGCGACGAGGTGCTCGATCTCGAAGCGGCCGGCCTGAGCGTGATCCAGATCGATGAACCAGCACTCCGCGAAGGCCTGCCTTTGCGCCGGGCGGACCGCGCAGCCTACCTTGCCTGGGCGGTGGAGGCTTTCCGCCTGAGCGCCGCCGGCGTGCGCAACGACACGCAAATCCACACGCACATGTGCTACTGCGAATTCAACGACATCATGGGCCCGATCGCGGCGCTCGATGCGGATGTGATTTCCATCGAGACTTCGCGGTCGAACATGGAACTGCTCAGCGCATTCACCGACTTCAGATACCCGAACGAAATCGGGCCTGGTGTCTACGACATCCACTCGCCCCGCGTGCCCGCGACCGGAGAGATGGTCGACCTTCTCCGCAAGGCGTCTGCCGTGCTCCCCCGGGAAAATCTGTGGGTGAATCCCGACTGCGGACTGAAAACCCGCGGATGGGACGAGACGCTCGCGGCACTCCGCCACATGGTGCAGGCGGCGGCGACTCTTCGCGCCCAGAGCTGACTTCCCCTCGCCACCGGGGGCGTTGCCCCCGGAAAATTCCCGTTTGACAACGAAGCGCCCTCGCGCTCTTTTACGTCAGCGTAGAACTTCACCCCAGTCCGGCATCGCTCGGACGGCGCCCGTCGAATTATTCCCAGCGGGCGCAAGTCAGGTTCGACACTCTCACGGCGCATCGGTCCCCGCACAGATTGCGAGCACTCGCGCCACCGCAGAATCAGGAATTTATTATTAATGGCCGGCCACAATAAATGGTCGAAGATCAAACGCACCAAGGGTGCTCTGGATGTAAAGCGAGGGAAGATATTCTCCCGACTTTCCAAGGAAATCACCGTCGCCGTGCGGCTCGGAGGAGGCAATCCCGCCTTTAATCCCCGGCTGCGAGCGGCCATCTCCGCCGCCAGAGCCGAATCGATGCCAAATGACAACATCGACCGCGCCATCAAGAAAGGCAGCGGCGAGCTCGAGACCACGGCAGTCGAAGAGCTCGTTTACGAAGGCTATGCCCCCGGCGGCGTCGCTCTCGTGATCGAAACCGCGACCGATAACAAGAATCGCACCGCCGCCGATCTCCGCAACGCGATGTCCAAAAACAACGGCAATCTTGGCGGCCCCGGCAGCGTTTCCTTCCTGTTTCACCGAAAGGGACAGATGGTCGTGCCCGCCGCGGCCACCGATGAGGATGCCCTGCTCGAAGTCATTCTCGATGCCGGCGCTGAGGAGTTGACACGCGAGGAGGATCAGTTTGTGATCACCACGCCGCCGGACCAGTTGTATTCCGTCGCGGAGGCGCTCAAAACCGCCGGCATCGAGCCCGCGTCGCCGAAACTCACCTTCATTGCGCAGACCACTGTCGCCGTCACGGACGAGCACACTGCCGCACAAGTTCTCAAGCTGTGCGACGCGCTCGACGATCTCGATGACGTGATGAACGTCCACGCCAATTTTGACATTCCCGAAACCACGCTCGCGAAACTGCAGGCCGCCTGACGCCGCCCGAGTTCGCCCGACGTCCATCCCAGAACCCACTTCAATTTTATCATGACCGAGGAAACCGAAACCCAGTCCCCCGCCACCGGGCAGACCGTGGATGAACCCGCCCGCAAGCCACAGCGCTCCCGCCGGGGTCGTCCGCCGCGCCGCCAACCCCGGGAGGCCAAGTCCAAAGCCCCGGTCAACGAGACCGCCGAGGCGCCGGAACTGGTTTCCGCGGAGATCGCGCCCACGCCCGAGCCCGTCGCCACGGAAAATGCCGTGGTCGCCCAGAACACAGCCCCCGAGTCCGTGACGGAGCCTTTCGCCGACGGTGCGCCGCAGGCCGCCGCTCCGGCCCCGACTCCTGCTCCCGAGCCGCCCCGCCAGGCCCCGCAACCGCCGCCTCCGCCGGTTTACGCCGAAGGCATCGTGGAAGTCTCCGGCAAGGGCTTTGGCTTCCTTCGCGAGCCCAAGCGCAATTTCACCCAGTCGAACAACGACGTCTTCGTCACGCCCGAGGTCATCCGGAAGCACAACCTCCGCGACGGCATGTGGATCAAGGGTGAGACCCGGCGCGGCCCGCGCGGCCCGCAGCTCTTCAAGTGCACGGAACTCGAGCACGAAGATCCCGCGAACTTCAGCACGTTCCCCGTCTTCGAGGAACTTACGACGGTCAGCCCCGACAAGCGCATCCAGCTCGAGACCGAGCCCACGCTCTATACGACGCGCGTGATCGACCTCGTCGCGCCCATCGGGCGCGGCACCCGCGGCCTCATCGTCGCGCCGCCCCGCACGGGCAAGACCACGCTGCTTCAGCACATCGCCGCCGCGGTAGTGAAGAACTATCCAGAGATCAAGCTCATCATCCTGCTCGTCGACGAGCGGCCCGAGGAGGTCACCGAGATTCGGCGCACCGTTCCCACGGCCGAGATCATGGCCAGCTCGAACGACAGCGACACGAAGACGCACACCCGCATCTCCCAGCTCGCCATCGAGCGCGCCAAGCGCCTCGTCGAAATGGGCAAGGACGTCTTCGTTCTCATGGACTCGCTCACCCGCATGGGCCGCGCGTTCAACAACGCCCAGGGCGGCGGCGGCCGCACGATGAGCGGCGGCGTCGATTCCCGCGCACTGGAAATTCCGCGCAAACTTTTCGCCGCGGCTCGCAACACCGAGGAGGCCGGCTCGCTCACGATCGTGGCGACCGCGCTCATCGAGACGAACAGCCGCATGGACGATCTCATCTTCCAGGAGTTCAAGGGCACGGGCAACATGGAGCTCGTTCTCGGCCGCCTGATCGCCGAGCAGCGCATCTATCCGGCGGTGGACATTTTCCAGTCCGGCACGCGCCGCGAGGAGCTGCTCCTGCCGCCCGACGACCTTCACAAGATCAACGTCATCCGCCGAGGCCTCGCTGGCCACAAGCCGATCGAAGCCATGGAGCGCCTGCTCTTCTTCATCCGGAAATACCCGACGAACGCGGAAATGCTCAAGGGCATCCCGGGCTAGGCACGGAGGAGATCGAAGATTCGGAACGCGGAGATGGGTTCGCCCGTTTCCGCGTTTTGCTTTTCGAGCCCGCGATCAGAACCCGCGATAATGGTAGCTGAGCATGCGGAAGGTGTCCGAGCCCTTCTCGGCAGTGTAAAGAATCAGCCGCAGCGACGTATACGATTGCGTCCACTGGTAGCCAACGATCGTCTGCACGACGTCGCCCTCCTTCGAGGTCTGCCGCGCAATGTTGCGACTGGAGCCGTATTTGCGATCCAGATTCCGGCGCGTCTGCTCGAAGATGGAATTGAATTTCTCGCCGTCCCAGGAGTTGTCGCTGTATTCGAGTTCCACCTCGACGAGAGAATCGCTGTCGAAGGTGAATAGCGAGCGCTTGAGCCGCGGGTCGGGATGCCCCTCGACGATCAGCACCTTGCGGCCGTTCAACACCTTGCGATCGACCACTCGGGCCTGCGCCCGCTCGATCGTATTCTCGACGAGCTGAGCGCCGTCACCCCAGCGGAAGTTGAAGGGCACCTTGATCTCCTCGGCCGCCCGGACGGAACCCATCGGCGCGCAGAATCCGGCAAGCGCGGCGAGAAGCAGAAATCGGCGGAAGGTCGTCATCAGGAGAGCAGCATTCGATAGCACAAAAAGCGGAGCGCGCACGCGCTCATTGCGCCGGCGCCGCGAGCAGGAACGTCCCCGCATCGAACGCCGCGATCTGGTCGAGACCCGTGATCGCAAACTCCTCCACCACGATCCCGTCGCCCTGGTAGAGCACAACTTTCGAATCGGTCGCCGTTCCCAGCGCGAAGCGGTCCCAGTTTCCGTCGCTGGAAATCTCGAAAAGTTTCAGGCCGGTCGACGTCACCAGGGCGGTGCCGGGATGCGTCGCGGCCGGGGAAAGCTCCAGCCGAACTCTCTTGCCGGGCTCGAGCGAATTCTCCGCGAGCGTGACCGCGAACGTATTCTCCGGCTTCGCGGTTCCAACATCGGCAACCAGCCTGCCCTCGACGACCCCGAAATTCGCGCAGGGCTGGAGCGTGCGCTCGAACGCGACCTCCCAGTCCGCAACGACCTTGCCATCCTTTTGCTCGGCCTTGTCGCCGCGAACGAGCAACCGCACCCGCTCGACGCCACCGGGCGCGCTCTCGAGCAGGAGGATCTGATTGTCACCCTCTGCGGCGAGCACCGCCTCCGGCTGCGGCTCATCCTTCGGCACACGCAACGCCCGCTCGGATTCCTCTTCCTTGCCGAGCTGAACGACGACTTTCTGCCCTTCGTCATCGACAATCACCCAGCGCGCCTTTTCGTCCGCGAACGCCGGCGGCTCGGTCGTCTGGTCGAGGGCCCCGTCGGGGCGAATCTTCCCGAAAACGGCGCCGGCGGCCGTCGTCAGCTCGACGCCCAGCGCATCCGGCCAACGACGGAGTTTCACGCCGGTGGCGGGAATCTTGTCCTGGGCGACCCAGTCGTTGAAATGAAACGCCTCGCCGGAGACATCGACTCGCTGCCCCACGACATAGCCACGCGCGGCGTAACGTCCGCCGGGGCAGGGTTTCCCCGACTCGTCGAGGCCATCCCAGCTCGCGATGTAGCCATTCGTATCGACCTGCAGATCGGGATCGCCCCACTCGTAGGGCAGCGTGCGCACGAGTTTTCCCTGCGCATCGAAAATCCCGAGCACGATCGAGCCCATGAGATCGGGCGGCGTGAACGTGATCGCGATTGGCGGGGCGGCCACCTTCTCCGCAGGGACGACTTCCTCCTCCTGCGCCCAGAGCGGCGCGGCCACGAGAGCGAGAAAAAGACCGAACCGCGAAAGGGTGTCTATGCGTAGTAGCGCCATTGGATGTCCGCAAAGAGACTGTCGCGGGACTCGCAAAATTCAACGAATTCCTCGTCCCCCTCGCCGGCGACGAGCTTTTCATAAAGCCGGGTGAATCGCAGGAGGTGCTCCTTCGTGCGCTGGGTGGCGTATTCGCGGGCGGTGCCGGTCTTCATGAGGAAGGCCCAATCGCTCGACTGCGCGAGCAGGAGTTCGCGCGCCATCTGTCGCAGGATGCG comes from the Chthoniobacterales bacterium genome and includes:
- a CDS encoding YebC/PmpR family DNA-binding transcriptional regulator, whose protein sequence is MAGHNKWSKIKRTKGALDVKRGKIFSRLSKEITVAVRLGGGNPAFNPRLRAAISAARAESMPNDNIDRAIKKGSGELETTAVEELVYEGYAPGGVALVIETATDNKNRTAADLRNAMSKNNGNLGGPGSVSFLFHRKGQMVVPAAATDEDALLEVILDAGAEELTREEDQFVITTPPDQLYSVAEALKTAGIEPASPKLTFIAQTTVAVTDEHTAAQVLKLCDALDDLDDVMNVHANFDIPETTLAKLQAA
- the rho gene encoding transcription termination factor Rho, which translates into the protein MTEETETQSPATGQTVDEPARKPQRSRRGRPPRRQPREAKSKAPVNETAEAPELVSAEIAPTPEPVATENAVVAQNTAPESVTEPFADGAPQAAAPAPTPAPEPPRQAPQPPPPPVYAEGIVEVSGKGFGFLREPKRNFTQSNNDVFVTPEVIRKHNLRDGMWIKGETRRGPRGPQLFKCTELEHEDPANFSTFPVFEELTTVSPDKRIQLETEPTLYTTRVIDLVAPIGRGTRGLIVAPPRTGKTTLLQHIAAAVVKNYPEIKLIILLVDERPEEVTEIRRTVPTAEIMASSNDSDTKTHTRISQLAIERAKRLVEMGKDVFVLMDSLTRMGRAFNNAQGGGGRTMSGGVDSRALEIPRKLFAAARNTEEAGSLTIVATALIETNSRMDDLIFQEFKGTGNMELVLGRLIAEQRIYPAVDIFQSGTRREELLLPPDDLHKINVIRRGLAGHKPIEAMERLLFFIRKYPTNAEMLKGIPG